One Brevibacterium spongiae DNA segment encodes these proteins:
- a CDS encoding ABC transporter permease, with amino-acid sequence MSETKNPLGLSSIPSVSSEGLVPVGRRTSLGSYLAALWNRRHFIIAESRAKMSSSTRKDLLGYGWLFLNPLLSVLAFWFIFGYILQAQKGVDNFLGFLVIGVFFFGYTGKCMTGGTGAIRSGAPMIKGFQFPRAALPISVVVRNFLDFLPTVLVMTIVLAVVPPLEVITWRIVLVIPIVILQTIFNVGLACFLARLGHKIPDLTNFMSIVSRFWLYGSGVFFSIEDRLSGQPVLLELMQLNPMHAYLTLTRDSLLYGVDSDPKMWIIGTVWAFGLLIVGFLFFWRGEENYGRL; translated from the coding sequence ATGAGTGAGACGAAGAATCCCCTGGGACTGAGCTCGATCCCGTCGGTCTCGAGCGAGGGCCTCGTCCCTGTCGGACGGCGGACAAGCCTAGGCAGCTACTTGGCTGCATTGTGGAATCGTCGGCATTTCATCATTGCCGAATCTCGAGCAAAAATGTCCAGCTCGACGAGAAAAGATCTGCTCGGGTACGGGTGGTTGTTCCTTAACCCTTTGCTTTCTGTGCTCGCTTTCTGGTTCATCTTCGGATACATCCTCCAAGCGCAAAAGGGTGTTGATAACTTCCTCGGTTTCCTCGTCATCGGCGTGTTCTTCTTCGGCTACACCGGAAAGTGCATGACAGGCGGAACTGGAGCAATTCGCTCAGGCGCACCAATGATCAAGGGATTTCAGTTTCCGAGGGCCGCCCTTCCGATCTCGGTTGTCGTTCGCAACTTTCTCGATTTCTTGCCGACTGTACTCGTCATGACAATTGTGCTTGCGGTCGTGCCGCCGCTTGAAGTCATCACTTGGCGAATCGTTCTCGTGATTCCTATTGTCATCCTGCAGACAATTTTCAACGTAGGTCTGGCTTGTTTCCTGGCGCGCCTCGGTCACAAGATCCCGGACCTCACGAACTTCATGTCGATTGTCAGCCGATTCTGGCTCTACGGTTCGGGGGTCTTCTTCTCTATTGAAGATCGCCTTAGCGGCCAGCCTGTCCTCTTAGAGCTCATGCAGCTCAATCCGATGCACGCGTACCTCACGCTGACGCGCGATAGTCTGCTTTACGGGGTCGACTCCGATCCAAAAATGTGGATCATCGGTACTGTATGGGCGTTTGGGCTGCTCATCGTCGGATTCCTATTCTTCTGGAGAGGAGAGGAGAATTATGGCCGCCTCTGA
- a CDS encoding AbiJ-NTD4 domain-containing protein has protein sequence MSIFILLTIYSDIVMNFGHELSPRRGRYAVSMMSFSQRMGLSPVRTVIQKDSLDTETRTALWNLVHATLDVLRTYKDDLYADEELAASIWVNIFSKPRDEQSSTRQVWVLVKERILTGEWFVVLDMVESFVRQLNRVRSGELSGAAEAAIDEFNHRFERFLVGYRFIEQRIVPVDGDVEVAAIASATELSREFSGARRHLERAGELLADRKNPDYSNSVKESISAVESIVKIITSKSTLGSGLKQLKAKGVEIHPALESSWAKMYGWTSDAEGVRHAAIERSEVDQPLAKYMLVACSAFVAYLIETGRKTVAI, from the coding sequence ATGAGCATATTTATCCTTTTGACGATTTACAGCGATATCGTGATGAATTTTGGGCATGAGCTGTCTCCCCGCCGAGGTCGGTATGCTGTGTCTATGATGTCGTTTTCTCAGCGCATGGGACTCAGCCCGGTGCGTACAGTGATTCAAAAGGACTCGCTTGACACTGAAACGCGCACGGCATTGTGGAACTTGGTTCACGCTACGCTAGATGTGTTGCGAACCTATAAGGATGACCTTTATGCGGATGAAGAGCTGGCGGCTTCAATTTGGGTCAATATTTTCAGCAAGCCGCGAGATGAGCAATCTTCCACTAGGCAAGTCTGGGTACTAGTCAAGGAGAGAATTCTTACGGGCGAATGGTTTGTTGTCTTGGACATGGTTGAATCATTTGTTCGCCAACTTAATCGGGTGCGGAGCGGAGAACTGTCTGGGGCAGCTGAAGCCGCCATAGACGAGTTTAATCATCGGTTTGAGCGCTTCCTGGTTGGATATAGATTTATAGAGCAACGGATTGTTCCGGTCGATGGAGATGTTGAGGTTGCTGCAATTGCATCTGCGACTGAACTCTCACGAGAGTTCAGTGGCGCACGCAGGCATCTCGAGCGCGCGGGTGAGTTGTTGGCGGATCGAAAGAACCCGGACTATTCGAACTCGGTGAAAGAATCAATTTCAGCTGTAGAGTCAATTGTAAAAATCATAACGAGCAAGAGCACGCTTGGTAGCGGATTGAAACAGTTGAAAGCCAAAGGTGTTGAGATACATCCAGCTCTTGAATCGTCCTGGGCGAAGATGTATGGATGGACATCAGATGCGGAAGGGGTTCGTCATGCAGCCATCGAGCGCTCGGAAGTCGACCAGCCTCTAGCCAAGTACATGCTGGTAGCATGCTCAGCTTTCGTTGCGTATTTAATTGAAACGGGCAGAAAGACTGTTGCGATCTGA
- a CDS encoding glycosyltransferase family 4 protein, whose translation MRILLLSHYYWPEVGAPQRRWATLVSHFVDRGHQVIVAAPHPHYPHTRRDEFFGSQVGRLRRRVAAKLGGTWETGELGERIIRVPYLHSGSSMARQLLDQGVASAGAVNAIIGRMRGPRRPDVVISTTPALPFLFAGDIIARALRVPHIAEVRDVWPDLISDLALVTNAIGKYIPRAATSYLEEKVLPGLLTVVQRRASAVVVTTESFRYLLQRRGIQAEVVRSGVGRSEIDQTPHECTADGRETKLLYVGTVGRSQDLASVIAAASRTPGIRVRIVGDGADRLNLQTLAGTLGAPVEFFEQTTGQALAEHWEWADAGLVSLGDVPAHALTVPSKLYSLLARRVPILGVVAGEAAEIISENKAGIVARPGDVDSIVTAMQALVQGVESPDAAGHRWVVDHACVDVMGAEYDRILKQVRS comes from the coding sequence ATGAGGATCCTCCTGCTCAGCCACTACTACTGGCCCGAGGTCGGCGCCCCGCAGCGCAGGTGGGCGACCCTCGTCAGCCACTTTGTCGACCGAGGGCACCAGGTCATCGTCGCCGCTCCTCATCCGCACTATCCGCACACCAGGCGCGATGAGTTCTTCGGTTCCCAGGTCGGACGTCTGCGGAGACGGGTTGCGGCGAAACTCGGCGGAACGTGGGAGACCGGCGAGCTGGGGGAGCGGATCATTCGTGTGCCCTACCTGCACAGCGGAAGCTCCATGGCTCGGCAGCTGCTCGACCAAGGAGTCGCCTCGGCAGGAGCCGTCAACGCGATCATCGGCAGAATGCGCGGTCCGCGTAGACCCGACGTTGTCATCTCGACTACGCCGGCACTGCCGTTCCTCTTCGCGGGGGATATCATCGCCCGAGCACTGCGTGTTCCTCATATCGCCGAGGTGCGAGACGTCTGGCCCGATCTCATCAGCGATCTGGCACTGGTGACGAACGCGATCGGAAAGTATATTCCTCGGGCCGCGACATCCTATCTCGAAGAGAAAGTTCTTCCCGGACTGCTCACTGTCGTTCAGCGTCGAGCCTCTGCGGTTGTCGTGACAACAGAAAGCTTTCGTTACCTCCTTCAACGTAGGGGGATCCAGGCCGAAGTCGTCCGCAGCGGTGTCGGACGGTCAGAGATCGACCAAACGCCTCATGAATGCACCGCAGATGGCAGGGAGACTAAACTGCTCTATGTCGGTACCGTCGGTCGGTCACAGGATCTTGCCTCGGTGATCGCTGCGGCCTCTCGAACTCCCGGTATCAGGGTCCGCATCGTCGGCGACGGTGCCGACAGATTGAACCTTCAGACTCTCGCCGGAACACTCGGAGCCCCGGTCGAGTTCTTCGAACAGACCACCGGCCAGGCCCTCGCCGAACATTGGGAGTGGGCCGACGCGGGTCTCGTCAGTCTCGGCGATGTTCCCGCTCATGCGCTCACTGTGCCATCGAAGCTCTATTCGCTCTTGGCCCGTAGGGTGCCGATTCTCGGCGTTGTGGCAGGAGAGGCAGCCGAGATCATCAGCGAGAACAAGGCCGGCATCGTTGCTCGTCCCGGCGATGTGGATTCGATTGTCACTGCGATGCAGGCACTGGTGCAGGGCGTTGAGAGTCCGGATGCAGCCGGGCATCGGTGGGTGGTCGACCACGCATGCGTCGATGTGATGGGTGCCGAATACGACCGGATCCTTAAGCAGGTGCGGTCATGA
- a CDS encoding DUF6270 domain-containing protein, translating into MKIAIFGSCVSRDSVEFMPEAEVVAYVARHSVTSLESPHGAAGIDLSDLTSAFQKRMVISDLSGSGIERIVKNADELEIVLLDLVDERRGFWKFPDGTTMTNSLEIESCGAARAARCSGARLVEFGTDEHFNAWKSGYIKLIDGLKGAGLSEKTILLDIEWAGAVDGAQHPQSDSLAKLGRSWRRLHRGSREVSRRLTRGQGVAEALTSLRNVRPTEAEEYADRAAAANADYVRYRNFAKSKVKSTVVRSSSQVRISRDHKWGPQPFHYRDEDYQSIVQCVRNLVEGDGNPNPSTTR; encoded by the coding sequence ATGAAGATCGCGATATTCGGCTCCTGCGTGAGCCGTGATTCCGTGGAATTCATGCCTGAAGCTGAGGTCGTGGCCTACGTGGCCAGGCACTCGGTGACGAGCCTCGAGTCTCCACATGGGGCAGCTGGAATCGATCTCAGCGATCTGACCTCCGCTTTCCAGAAGCGTATGGTCATCAGTGACCTCAGTGGGAGCGGCATTGAGAGGATCGTCAAGAACGCCGACGAACTCGAAATCGTCCTCCTCGACCTGGTCGATGAACGACGAGGATTCTGGAAGTTCCCCGACGGCACGACCATGACGAATTCACTTGAAATCGAGTCCTGTGGAGCCGCTCGCGCAGCGCGCTGCAGCGGTGCACGGCTAGTCGAATTCGGTACCGACGAGCATTTCAACGCCTGGAAATCGGGATACATCAAACTCATCGATGGTCTCAAAGGTGCGGGCCTGTCGGAGAAGACGATTCTGCTCGACATCGAGTGGGCGGGCGCCGTCGACGGTGCCCAGCACCCTCAAAGCGATAGTTTGGCGAAGTTGGGACGTAGTTGGCGACGACTGCACCGTGGTAGCCGAGAAGTAAGCCGCAGACTGACACGTGGACAAGGAGTTGCCGAAGCGTTAACTAGCTTGCGAAACGTTAGGCCTACGGAAGCAGAAGAGTACGCGGACAGGGCCGCCGCTGCCAATGCAGATTACGTCCGGTACCGCAACTTCGCCAAATCGAAAGTCAAGTCAACAGTCGTCAGGTCCAGTAGCCAAGTCCGGATCAGTAGAGATCACAAATGGGGGCCGCAACCGTTCCATTACCGAGACGAAGACTACCAATCAATTGTGCAGTGTGTTCGCAATCTTGTGGAAGGCGACGGAAATCCTAATCCGAGCACCACTCGATGA
- a CDS encoding LCP family protein: protein MAKLTKVVSAIGSLKDLNSARAEFDDASKTIPTEAAFPPEDIRPTEGDARTLMLRVTNPGNLAEATPQSSSSQGDTFAVIHVPPAGDFAAVLVFNPSTQIESGQTFGTIADEGGWPVVVAMAEEFLGIRIDHIAEIESDALGRVIDELGGLPVYSRAAFGADGTDFVEGTNTLDGATSTIFTAADPVDDAGQTRTRNQRAVVRALIQALKSGGLVKDPNKGAAVLGHFAAGIKHNAELTTVELGKIANNLRALQPDDIAVVTVPTNSRREDDGRVIIDFDPEAMPALKNALAGNDLADFLRYLVSLGY from the coding sequence ATGGCCAAGCTGACGAAGGTGGTATCTGCCATCGGGTCTCTCAAGGACCTCAACTCCGCCCGGGCCGAGTTCGATGACGCGTCGAAGACCATCCCCACCGAGGCGGCCTTCCCACCCGAAGACATCCGACCAACCGAGGGTGATGCCCGGACCCTCATGCTTCGGGTGACGAATCCCGGAAACCTCGCCGAGGCGACCCCGCAATCGTCGTCGAGCCAAGGTGACACCTTCGCGGTCATCCACGTCCCGCCCGCGGGCGACTTCGCCGCTGTTCTCGTGTTCAATCCCTCGACTCAGATCGAGTCCGGACAGACGTTCGGCACGATCGCCGACGAGGGCGGCTGGCCGGTCGTCGTCGCTATGGCCGAGGAGTTCCTCGGCATCCGCATCGATCACATCGCCGAAATTGAGTCAGACGCACTCGGCCGAGTCATCGACGAGTTAGGCGGCCTCCCGGTGTACAGCCGTGCAGCTTTCGGCGCAGATGGAACTGATTTCGTTGAGGGGACGAACACTCTCGATGGGGCGACGTCGACAATCTTCACCGCTGCCGACCCGGTCGATGATGCTGGCCAGACACGAACCCGCAATCAGCGTGCAGTTGTCCGGGCGCTCATCCAGGCGCTCAAGTCCGGCGGACTGGTGAAGGACCCGAACAAGGGAGCAGCTGTGCTCGGACATTTCGCGGCGGGGATCAAGCACAATGCGGAGCTGACTACGGTCGAACTCGGCAAGATCGCCAATAACCTCCGCGCCCTGCAACCTGACGACATCGCTGTCGTCACGGTGCCCACGAACTCGCGTCGCGAGGACGACGGCAGGGTCATCATCGATTTCGACCCCGAGGCGATGCCGGCGCTCAAGAACGCCCTGGCCGGCAACGACCTCGCCGACTTCCTCCGCTACCTAGTGTCTCTGGGATACTGA
- a CDS encoding YceI family protein — MTETPGLTGHWDIDPSHSRLGFSTRHAMVSRVRGAFNNVTGSADIAEDLSDSTATVVIETASVDTRSADRDTHLRSADFFDVDAYPEIRFVSSAIDEVDEGSYIVTGDLTIRDMTKTVSIPLELIGVESDPFGNLRAGLEGSRRIDRKDWGVTWNTKLDSGGVLVSDKITLEFELSLIKNVAEAAPTDAADTTAEAEAPTEAPEPVTEAAPTPEADTSSPKPEAPESVTPTPAADETAPPAPKAPESTASVDAKTEPATDEFPPPPPVKPAESPADKPTEKAPEAKQSDSQSSGSGLGKLFGLR; from the coding sequence ATGACAGAGACGCCAGGGCTCACGGGCCATTGGGACATCGACCCCTCCCACTCTCGCCTGGGCTTCTCCACTCGCCACGCGATGGTCTCCCGTGTGCGCGGAGCGTTCAACAATGTCACCGGTTCGGCCGACATCGCCGAGGATCTCTCGGATTCGACCGCCACCGTCGTCATCGAGACTGCGAGCGTCGACACCCGCAGCGCGGACCGGGACACCCACCTGCGCTCGGCGGACTTCTTCGACGTCGACGCCTACCCGGAGATCCGCTTCGTCTCCTCGGCCATCGACGAGGTGGACGAGGGCTCGTATATCGTCACCGGTGATCTGACGATCCGTGACATGACGAAGACCGTGTCCATCCCGCTCGAGCTCATCGGCGTCGAGTCCGATCCCTTCGGCAACCTGCGCGCCGGCCTCGAGGGCTCCCGCCGCATCGACCGCAAGGACTGGGGCGTGACCTGGAATACGAAGCTCGATTCCGGTGGCGTGCTCGTCAGCGACAAGATCACGCTCGAGTTCGAGCTCTCCCTGATCAAGAACGTCGCCGAGGCGGCCCCCACCGATGCCGCGGACACCACCGCCGAGGCTGAGGCCCCCACCGAAGCACCGGAACCCGTCACCGAGGCGGCTCCGACTCCGGAAGCCGACACCTCGTCCCCGAAGCCGGAAGCCCCGGAGTCGGTGACCCCGACTCCAGCCGCTGACGAGACTGCCCCTCCCGCGCCGAAGGCCCCGGAGAGCACAGCATCGGTGGACGCGAAGACTGAGCCTGCCACCGATGAGTTCCCTCCCCCACCGCCGGTCAAGCCGGCCGAATCTCCCGCTGACAAGCCGACTGAGAAGGCGCCTGAGGCTAAGCAGTCGGACTCACAGTCGTCCGGAAGCGGCCTCGGAAAGCTCTTCGGCCTCCGCTGA
- a CDS encoding MraY family glycosyltransferase, translating to MDLQSLVIFVVAAVVTVVAALIVFPLLRRAGVVDVPSHRSSHTLSTVRGGGIAIGCGITVATLIAIVWSVTEHGVFGVGSILLPIGFLVLTWCYSAIGMADDLDSLRPAGRLVGQIVLALLFSATIAMISSQGIAHVLAFAVMGVSTVNAVNFVDGLNGYVTEWTIITAGWFAFVGSWIGENDIALLALALAGAAVGFLPFNLGRAKAFLGDTGSYGIGAAVFALAVWLFVEGVPIVVIVAPMIFVYFDVGLTLVLRLFRGENILLPHREHIYQRIQQAGWPHSSVSLFHASLCVLACVMAVPTLLSGNTATTYPAHVFWVVLLALYALLPLWLRRRARKEAATA from the coding sequence ATGGATCTGCAGTCGCTGGTGATCTTCGTCGTGGCCGCAGTGGTCACGGTGGTCGCCGCACTCATCGTCTTCCCACTGCTGCGCAGAGCAGGAGTCGTCGATGTCCCCTCGCATCGTTCCTCGCACACACTGTCGACTGTGCGGGGCGGGGGAATCGCCATCGGGTGCGGGATCACAGTCGCAACGTTGATCGCCATAGTTTGGAGCGTCACGGAACACGGAGTATTCGGGGTTGGCAGCATCCTCCTGCCCATCGGGTTCTTGGTGCTCACATGGTGTTATTCCGCGATCGGTATGGCCGACGATCTCGACTCACTGCGTCCGGCAGGCCGACTGGTCGGGCAGATCGTCCTGGCGCTGCTGTTCAGTGCAACCATCGCAATGATCTCCTCTCAGGGCATCGCCCACGTGCTTGCCTTCGCTGTCATGGGAGTGTCCACGGTCAATGCTGTGAACTTCGTCGACGGCCTCAACGGATATGTCACCGAATGGACGATCATCACAGCCGGCTGGTTCGCCTTCGTCGGATCATGGATCGGCGAGAACGACATCGCCTTGCTTGCACTGGCACTGGCCGGCGCCGCTGTCGGTTTCCTTCCCTTCAACCTCGGCCGGGCCAAAGCGTTCCTCGGAGACACCGGTAGCTACGGAATCGGTGCAGCTGTCTTCGCGCTCGCCGTGTGGCTCTTCGTCGAAGGTGTGCCGATCGTCGTCATCGTCGCTCCGATGATCTTCGTCTACTTCGATGTCGGTCTCACCCTGGTTCTACGCCTGTTCCGGGGCGAGAACATTCTGCTCCCTCACAGAGAGCACATCTACCAGCGCATCCAGCAGGCAGGGTGGCCGCACAGCTCTGTCTCGCTCTTCCACGCGTCACTGTGTGTCCTCGCCTGCGTAATGGCTGTACCGACGCTGCTGAGCGGCAACACGGCGACGACGTATCCTGCCCATGTGTTCTGGGTAGTGTTGCTTGCTCTCTACGCGCTGTTGCCGTTGTGGCTGCGGCGACGCGCACGGAAGGAGGCGGCGACTGCATGA
- a CDS encoding glycosyltransferase family 4 protein, which yields MNLKFLAKQIGNAVITTAGHMNDDRVFFSMQLARRLPKSASHTVGRLLGKVPGAATGAASAWLLGQESRAKAIITAAEDEQPSRLLGEIALNLGMLNAADRIADSLDSAASLRSRIQWTEGNIDEAITVLPDGKRKRRLSAERKSMSPGWWPDTDSHLVARPAACTGLGAAASLHVLTNSLPHTRSGYAYRSHLILTTLKDAGHRVAATTRPSYPVTIGRLSGDMVETVDGVDYLRDVPLRPAATPTARLEEQAAWIANQALERQVDLLHTTTHYVNGLATGAAARAIGLPWVYEVRGVLEETWAAAGSTPAERTARRESQRFALMRSKEIEIASAADAVITLGETMREHLIAGGVPAESITLIPNSVSEAVVNTDTSRTPAETRTRLGLPEDGIWVGTAASIVGYEGLDDLVDAVALARRQGTDVRLLIAGDGVALPELRERAEALGDKAVFTGRVSQTQAIEHQLALDAIVVPRKDEPVCRLVTPIKPIEAMGLGRPVVISDLPALRELVPESAGLCTPPQEPQRLAEALSELACDDSARENYGQNGRAHVLATRRWKEIGRRYGQVYSRLMGADAQ from the coding sequence ATGAACCTCAAGTTCCTTGCTAAACAGATCGGCAATGCGGTCATCACGACTGCCGGCCATATGAACGACGACCGTGTGTTCTTCTCCATGCAGTTGGCGCGTCGGCTCCCGAAATCAGCTTCACACACGGTCGGCCGTCTGCTTGGGAAAGTCCCCGGTGCCGCGACGGGCGCCGCCTCGGCGTGGCTGTTGGGACAGGAGAGCCGTGCCAAAGCCATCATCACAGCGGCCGAAGATGAGCAGCCATCTCGACTGCTCGGAGAGATCGCTCTCAACCTCGGCATGCTCAATGCCGCAGATCGCATAGCTGACTCGCTCGACTCAGCAGCGTCGTTGCGCTCTCGCATTCAGTGGACCGAAGGCAACATCGACGAGGCGATCACAGTGCTCCCGGACGGCAAGCGCAAGCGACGTCTTTCCGCAGAACGAAAATCCATGTCTCCTGGATGGTGGCCCGACACTGACTCGCATCTTGTCGCTCGGCCCGCTGCCTGCACGGGTCTCGGAGCCGCCGCGTCCCTGCATGTGCTGACGAACTCCCTGCCGCACACGCGATCCGGCTACGCCTATCGCAGCCACCTCATTCTCACCACCCTCAAAGACGCCGGGCACCGAGTGGCAGCGACCACTCGTCCCTCCTACCCGGTGACGATCGGCCGCCTCAGCGGAGACATGGTCGAGACCGTCGACGGTGTCGACTATCTGCGAGACGTACCGCTCCGCCCAGCTGCCACACCCACCGCGCGGCTCGAAGAGCAAGCTGCATGGATCGCGAACCAAGCTCTTGAGCGTCAGGTGGACCTGCTCCACACCACCACGCACTACGTCAATGGGCTGGCCACCGGCGCCGCGGCCCGAGCGATCGGGCTGCCCTGGGTGTACGAGGTCCGTGGGGTTCTCGAGGAGACCTGGGCTGCGGCCGGTAGTACCCCTGCCGAACGGACTGCGCGGCGGGAGAGTCAGCGCTTCGCACTGATGCGGAGTAAGGAGATCGAAATCGCCTCAGCAGCAGATGCCGTCATCACTCTCGGCGAGACCATGCGGGAGCACCTCATCGCGGGAGGAGTGCCGGCCGAATCGATCACACTCATCCCGAACTCCGTATCCGAAGCTGTGGTGAATACGGATACGAGTCGCACACCGGCAGAGACCCGAACCCGCCTCGGTCTGCCTGAGGACGGCATCTGGGTCGGCACCGCCGCATCCATCGTCGGCTACGAAGGACTCGACGACCTTGTCGATGCCGTCGCGCTCGCCCGCAGGCAGGGAACGGATGTGCGACTCCTCATCGCGGGCGACGGCGTTGCATTGCCCGAATTGCGTGAACGGGCAGAGGCGCTGGGAGACAAGGCAGTGTTCACCGGACGCGTGTCGCAGACACAGGCCATCGAACATCAGCTTGCGCTCGATGCCATCGTCGTTCCGCGGAAGGATGAGCCAGTCTGCCGATTGGTCACACCGATCAAACCGATCGAAGCGATGGGGCTAGGAAGACCGGTAGTCATTTCGGATCTGCCGGCTTTGCGAGAACTGGTGCCTGAGAGCGCAGGATTGTGTACTCCGCCGCAGGAGCCTCAACGCTTGGCCGAAGCGCTGTCCGAATTGGCTTGCGATGACAGTGCGCGAGAGAATTACGGACAGAATGGACGTGCACACGTTCTTGCGACGCGCAGGTGGAAGGAAATCGGACGACGATATGGGCAGGTCTATTCTCGACTCATGGGAGCTGACGCACAATGA